One Corynebacterium appendicis CIP 107643 DNA window includes the following coding sequences:
- a CDS encoding alpha-(1->6)-mannopyranosyltransferase A, with amino-acid sequence MTARLSPTAAWWLGTAGAALMMVGSFGAGATRNRGGVLDAFGISFLSYGHGRGLLNIALTAGLVLLVVGWVAAGRFVLADRTEPGVRDRFEFAKASLWSATAPLLLAAPLMSRDVYSYLMQGAMVRDGFDPYSEGAAINPGPYLLEVSHDWRNTTTPYGPLHLWIGNGVTSFVGDNVMAGIICYKFISLAGFATIAWAVPRIARRLGGDPALALWLGVANPVMLVHMVGGMHNESVMVGLVSLGLVACLSRRFLLGTVLIGVAVSLKATAAVTLPFVVWMALHCYAPEGTRLTRRVGVFMAAGFAVVSASVATVAAVTLASGTSWGWLAEISGNSKVVNPLSGATLAAEAITPFLQLFDEEFPYNTVLGVTRTIGSVLMLAGLVAVWWLFRQNERRNVMGMALAYMVAFVFNAVTLPWYFASSVSVAGTFTPARWLTRLTVGLSVIVALAFSGSGNHHFYNVAWMLPALIAGWCAAAYVLPRSKTPSPARA; translated from the coding sequence ATGACCGCACGACTTTCCCCGACAGCCGCCTGGTGGCTGGGTACCGCTGGCGCTGCCTTGATGATGGTCGGTTCCTTCGGTGCCGGCGCGACGCGCAACCGCGGTGGCGTACTCGACGCATTTGGCATCAGTTTTCTGTCGTACGGCCACGGCCGGGGTTTGCTCAACATCGCGCTCACCGCGGGTCTCGTCCTGCTCGTCGTCGGCTGGGTCGCCGCCGGACGGTTTGTCCTGGCCGACCGCACCGAGCCCGGCGTGCGCGACCGCTTCGAATTCGCCAAAGCATCGCTGTGGTCCGCCACTGCCCCACTGTTGCTCGCCGCGCCGCTGATGTCGCGCGATGTGTACTCCTACCTCATGCAGGGCGCGATGGTGCGTGACGGATTCGATCCGTATTCGGAAGGTGCCGCCATCAACCCCGGCCCGTACTTGCTGGAGGTTTCGCACGACTGGCGTAACACCACGACCCCCTATGGGCCGTTGCACCTGTGGATCGGCAACGGAGTGACGAGCTTCGTCGGCGACAACGTCATGGCGGGCATCATCTGTTACAAGTTCATTTCACTCGCCGGCTTCGCCACTATCGCTTGGGCGGTTCCCCGCATTGCGCGTCGCCTCGGCGGCGATCCGGCACTTGCACTGTGGTTGGGCGTGGCTAATCCGGTGATGCTGGTCCACATGGTCGGCGGCATGCACAACGAGTCAGTAATGGTCGGCTTGGTCAGCCTGGGCCTGGTCGCCTGTCTGTCGCGCCGTTTCCTGCTGGGCACCGTGCTCATCGGTGTGGCCGTCTCCCTCAAGGCGACCGCGGCTGTGACGCTGCCGTTCGTCGTGTGGATGGCCCTTCACTGCTACGCGCCTGAAGGCACCCGCCTCACCCGCCGCGTGGGCGTGTTCATGGCGGCTGGCTTCGCCGTCGTGAGCGCGTCGGTGGCCACCGTCGCGGCAGTAACGCTCGCATCCGGCACGTCGTGGGGCTGGCTGGCGGAAATCTCCGGCAACTCCAAGGTGGTCAATCCGCTTTCTGGTGCGACGCTTGCGGCCGAGGCAATCACGCCATTCCTGCAGCTTTTCGACGAAGAATTCCCCTACAACACCGTTCTCGGTGTGACGCGAACCATCGGTTCAGTGCTGATGCTGGCGGGGCTCGTGGCCGTGTGGTGGCTTTTCCGCCAGAACGAGCGCCGCAACGTCATGGGCATGGCGCTGGCCTACATGGTCGCCTTCGTGTTCAATGCGGTGACCCTGCCGTGGTACTTCGCATCGTCGGTGTCCGTGGCAGGCACATTCACCCCGGCGCGATGGCTCACACGCCTGACCGTCGGGTTGTCGGTGATCGTCGCGCTGGCGTTCAGCGGCAGTGGAAACCACCACTTTTACAACGTGGCGTGGATGCTTCCTGCGCTCATCGCCGGCTGGTGCGCGGCGGCGTATGTTCTGCCGAGGTCTAAAACGCCATCGCCTGCGCGCGCCTGA
- a CDS encoding Rv2175c family DNA-binding protein, producing the protein MCVSSTEHDPNAHDLDALLSGETLLPFPEVAERLGVPVTKVHDYVNAGKLVSYQKDGARVIPEVMLEDGNELSKFIAGAITVLLDGGFNQDEILAYLFTEDDSLPGRPIDALHGHGAREVIRRAQAMAF; encoded by the coding sequence GTGTGCGTGAGTTCTACAGAGCATGACCCCAACGCACACGACCTCGACGCCCTGCTGAGCGGTGAAACGCTGCTGCCTTTCCCCGAGGTGGCGGAGCGTCTCGGCGTGCCCGTGACCAAGGTCCACGATTACGTCAACGCCGGCAAGCTCGTGTCGTACCAGAAAGACGGAGCAAGGGTCATCCCCGAGGTCATGCTCGAGGATGGCAACGAGCTGTCCAAGTTCATCGCCGGCGCCATCACAGTCCTGCTCGACGGAGGCTTCAACCAGGACGAGATCCTGGCCTACCTGTTCACTGAGGACGACAGCTTGCCGGGCCGCCCGATCGACGCCCTGCACGGGCACGGCGCCCGCGAAGTGATCAGGCGCGCGCAGGCGATGGCGTTTTAG